Proteins encoded together in one Terriglobus saanensis SP1PR4 window:
- a CDS encoding PDZ domain-containing protein — translation MKKSSKTLLLMASAALLSAPIVAMHTGSHTPKPSQSYLGVDIVDVEPEQVSVLHLHDSKGAEITRVDHDGPAGKAGLREHDVILKVNDQTIENEEQFRKALRETPAGHNVALTLSRDGQMLSVTAQLANRAEVERRAWEQHYTVPEPQTTENYPPVAEAAPAGTPIVHGFITGHLLWTPYTGLMMDTMGAQLAEFFGAKNGKGLLVHSVEANSPAAMAGVRAGDVVVRVNGGTIGSKADWARAVRDAKGRPAEVTLLRERHEVTVMMPTDGKKRSSLRFPGASVAKDVPAPVIMACLELL, via the coding sequence GTGAAGAAGTCCTCCAAAACGCTCCTGCTGATGGCCTCAGCAGCGCTTCTCAGCGCTCCGATTGTGGCGATGCACACGGGTTCGCACACGCCGAAGCCCTCCCAGAGTTACCTGGGCGTGGACATCGTGGATGTGGAGCCGGAGCAGGTGAGTGTTCTGCATCTGCACGATAGCAAGGGCGCGGAGATTACGCGCGTCGATCATGATGGCCCTGCGGGAAAAGCCGGCCTGCGCGAGCACGACGTCATTCTGAAGGTCAATGACCAGACGATTGAAAACGAAGAGCAGTTCCGGAAGGCTCTGCGCGAGACACCTGCCGGACACAACGTTGCCTTGACACTGAGCCGCGACGGTCAGATGCTATCGGTAACGGCGCAGTTGGCTAATCGGGCCGAGGTAGAGCGCCGGGCGTGGGAGCAGCATTACACCGTTCCCGAACCCCAGACCACAGAGAACTATCCTCCCGTTGCGGAAGCCGCACCGGCCGGAACTCCTATCGTCCACGGGTTTATCACCGGACACCTGCTCTGGACGCCCTACACTGGCCTGATGATGGACACGATGGGCGCTCAGCTGGCGGAGTTTTTTGGGGCAAAGAACGGCAAGGGCCTTCTTGTTCATAGTGTGGAAGCGAATAGTCCTGCGGCCATGGCCGGGGTTCGTGCGGGCGATGTGGTGGTCCGGGTGAACGGTGGCACGATTGGATCGAAGGCGGACTGGGCGCGCGCTGTTCGTGACGCCAAAGGACGCCCCGCAGAAGTCACGCTGCTGCGCGAACGGCACGAAGTCACCGTCATGATGCCGACCGACGGCAAGAAGCGCAGCTCCCTGCGGTTTCCGGGTGCCAGCGTGGCGAAGGACGTTCCTGCGCCAGTGATCATGGCTTGCCTGGAGTTGCTCTAG
- a CDS encoding circularly permuted type 2 ATP-grasp protein, producing the protein MENSNLTLDNYLLDSAYDEMFAGREALHAHYELLMEHFSSLPKDDLTRKKQAADLSFLNQGITFTVYGREEGTERIFPYDMLPRIITAKEWETVERGLTQRITALNLFLKDIYNEGRILSEGIVPRELVYSCKQFRRHMVGLQVPRNIYIAVVGTDLIRLENGEFVVLEDNLRVPSGVSYMLTNRRVMKRIFPQLFRSYGVRPIEQYTQLLLGTLRSLAPEGRPEPNIVLLSPGVFNSAYFEHAYLARQMGIELVEGRDLVTHDNVVYMRTTSGLRRVDVIYRRVDDDFIDPLIFRADSMLGVAGLFNAYRAGNVTLANAFGTGVADDKALYAYVPAIIKFYLSEEPILKNVETFLCARETERKHVLANLDKMVVKAVGESGGYGMLIGPQSTAVQREEFARKIEADPRNYIAQPTISFSRAPCLVDDGFEPRHVDLRPYVLYGDKVSIVPGGLTRVALKKGSLVVNSSQGGGSKDTWVLSQ; encoded by the coding sequence ATGGAAAACTCCAATCTGACTCTGGACAACTACCTTCTGGATAGCGCCTACGACGAGATGTTCGCGGGACGCGAAGCCTTGCACGCGCACTACGAGCTGCTGATGGAGCACTTCTCCTCGCTGCCGAAGGACGATCTCACACGCAAGAAGCAGGCCGCCGATCTCTCTTTTCTCAACCAGGGCATCACGTTTACCGTGTATGGCCGCGAAGAGGGTACGGAGCGGATCTTCCCCTATGACATGCTGCCGCGCATCATCACGGCCAAGGAGTGGGAGACGGTCGAGCGTGGCCTGACGCAGCGCATCACCGCGTTGAATCTCTTTCTGAAAGACATCTACAACGAAGGCCGGATTCTGTCCGAAGGTATTGTGCCGCGCGAACTGGTCTACAGCTGTAAACAGTTCCGTCGACATATGGTGGGTTTGCAGGTACCGCGCAATATCTACATCGCCGTTGTGGGCACGGACCTGATCCGTCTGGAGAATGGTGAGTTTGTGGTGCTGGAAGACAATCTGCGCGTGCCCAGCGGCGTGAGCTACATGCTGACGAATCGGCGCGTGATGAAGCGCATCTTTCCGCAGCTCTTTCGCAGCTATGGCGTGCGGCCCATCGAGCAGTACACGCAGCTTCTGCTGGGTACGCTGCGGTCGCTGGCGCCAGAAGGCCGGCCGGAGCCGAACATCGTTCTGCTGTCGCCTGGCGTATTTAACTCGGCCTACTTCGAGCATGCATACCTGGCGCGACAGATGGGCATCGAGCTGGTTGAAGGGCGAGATCTGGTGACGCACGACAACGTCGTCTACATGCGTACGACGAGCGGTCTGCGGCGCGTGGATGTAATCTACCGGCGCGTGGATGACGACTTTATCGATCCGCTGATCTTCCGAGCGGATTCGATGCTGGGCGTAGCGGGACTCTTCAATGCGTATCGTGCGGGCAATGTCACGCTAGCGAATGCGTTTGGTACGGGCGTCGCCGACGACAAGGCACTATATGCGTATGTCCCGGCGATCATCAAGTTTTATCTGAGCGAAGAGCCGATCCTGAAGAATGTGGAGACCTTCCTTTGCGCACGCGAGACCGAGCGGAAGCATGTTCTCGCCAATCTGGACAAGATGGTCGTAAAGGCCGTGGGTGAGAGCGGCGGCTACGGTATGTTGATCGGACCGCAGAGCACCGCTGTGCAACGCGAGGAGTTTGCACGAAAGATTGAAGCCGACCCGCGCAACTACATTGCGCAGCCGACGATTTCATTCTCCCGCGCACCTTGTCTTGTCGACGACGGCTTTGAGCCACGGCATGTGGACCTACGGCCCTATGTTCTCTATGGCGACAAGGTGAGTATCGTCCCGGGTGGCTTGACGCGCGTGGCACTGAAGAAGGGCTCACTGGTCGTGAACTCTTCGCAGGGTGGCGGGAGTAAAGATACGTGGGTTTTGAGCCAATGA
- a CDS encoding CPCC family cysteine-rich protein, with translation MSILIKRRAKLPGPGFVNVYRPRVDGSKYSCPCCYFRTLDERGGYDICPICFWEDDGQDDHDASEVRGGSNASLSLTEGRANFERIGACEEKMLPNVRPPLEEEKPRCFPA, from the coding sequence ATGAGCATCCTCATCAAGCGTAGGGCAAAGCTGCCCGGCCCTGGATTTGTTAACGTGTATCGCCCACGAGTGGATGGCAGTAAGTACTCATGTCCATGCTGCTATTTCAGAACGCTAGACGAACGAGGAGGGTATGACATTTGCCCGATTTGTTTCTGGGAGGATGACGGCCAAGATGATCACGATGCCTCCGAGGTTCGCGGAGGATCAAACGCCTCGCTAAGCTTGACTGAGGGTCGTGCGAACTTCGAACGAATTGGTGCCTGTGAAGAGAAGATGCTTCCAAATGTAAGACCACCGCTTGAAGAGGAGAAGCCAAGATGCTTTCCCGCGTAG
- a CDS encoding alpha-E domain-containing protein: MLSRVADSLYWMSRYLERAEHTTRLLDVNLNLMLDESWTSADRRWQRVLQSLGSPKDIEWKGDPFKLAHALTFDATHTSSVLGCIVGARENARHVREQISTEMWHRLNSLYLQVTRPEMQSDLHAEALLAQHEGPTEFLAQVMEAVHQFQGVTDSTMSHGEGWEFIQVGRYMERASATTMLLEAYQEDLWKTHDKVQEGNEYLEWMGLLRSATAFEAYCKVYTADLTPEWILEFLLLDDKFPHSLRFSVEAMQRALVAVQEVSGGSVRSETLSRISGRLRATLSYSSVDEILEGDVIAYLREIQHHCREIHNAIYELYVDYSIQAALAV; this comes from the coding sequence ATGCTTTCCCGCGTAGCTGACAGTTTGTATTGGATGAGCCGGTACCTTGAGCGTGCCGAGCATACGACGCGTCTGCTCGACGTGAATCTGAACCTCATGCTCGATGAGTCGTGGACCTCTGCCGACCGGCGTTGGCAGCGTGTGCTGCAGTCGCTAGGATCGCCGAAGGACATTGAGTGGAAGGGTGATCCCTTCAAACTGGCGCATGCGCTGACGTTCGATGCGACGCATACTTCGAGCGTACTGGGATGCATTGTCGGTGCGCGTGAGAATGCGCGGCATGTGCGCGAACAGATTTCGACCGAAATGTGGCACCGCCTGAACAGCCTGTATCTGCAAGTGACGCGGCCTGAGATGCAGAGCGATCTGCATGCCGAAGCGCTGCTGGCGCAGCATGAGGGGCCGACGGAGTTCCTGGCGCAGGTGATGGAGGCCGTCCACCAGTTCCAGGGTGTGACGGATTCCACGATGAGCCACGGCGAGGGCTGGGAGTTCATTCAGGTGGGGCGCTACATGGAGCGCGCGTCGGCGACGACGATGCTTCTGGAGGCCTATCAAGAAGATCTCTGGAAGACGCATGACAAGGTGCAGGAAGGCAACGAGTACCTGGAGTGGATGGGTCTGCTCCGCTCGGCCACGGCGTTTGAGGCGTACTGCAAGGTGTATACCGCCGACCTTACACCGGAGTGGATCCTCGAATTTCTTCTGCTGGACGACAAGTTTCCGCACTCGCTGCGGTTTTCCGTAGAGGCGATGCAGCGCGCGCTGGTCGCCGTGCAGGAGGTAAGCGGTGGAAGCGTGCGGTCGGAGACGCTCAGCCGCATCTCCGGCAGGCTTCGCGCCACGTTGAGTTACTCCAGCGTGGACGAGATCCTGGAAGGCGACGTGATTGCCTACCTTCGCGAGATTCAACATCACTGCCGCGAGATTCATAACGCCATCTACGAACTGTATGTGGACTACTCGATTCAAGCTGCGCTGGCAGTCTAA
- a CDS encoding transglutaminase family protein, giving the protein MYYTVRHLTKFVYSNAVSESIMETRMHPRSDASQRCLTFHLSVSPRCRVFSYRDHLGNHIHHFDIPVAHEQLVIVAESLVEMDEIIMVPSFLAPDAWAEVDAMVQEGDFWEMLLPSEFTASTPALEELANKLDIRRRDDPLMVLHDLNEKLYKYFDYVPKSTKVDSPIDVALENKAGVCQDFAHVMIALVRSRLRIPCRYVSGYLFHSNEKDRSVNSATHAWVEALVPQFGWVGFDPTNWLIASDRHIRTAIGRDYADVPPTHGIFRGRAASELTVAVRVSPSEGAPLMDRELPIPEDWSILVEKATQLPPPPPVVSRAKQLQQAQQQQ; this is encoded by the coding sequence ATGTACTACACCGTTCGACATCTTACGAAGTTCGTTTACAGCAACGCCGTGAGCGAAAGCATCATGGAGACGCGCATGCATCCGCGCTCGGATGCGAGCCAGCGCTGCCTGACGTTTCATCTCTCGGTCAGCCCGCGCTGTCGCGTCTTCAGCTATCGCGATCACCTGGGAAACCACATTCATCACTTCGATATTCCGGTGGCGCATGAGCAGTTGGTGATCGTTGCTGAGAGCCTTGTAGAGATGGACGAGATCATCATGGTGCCGAGCTTCCTTGCCCCCGATGCGTGGGCCGAAGTGGACGCGATGGTACAGGAGGGTGATTTCTGGGAGATGCTGTTGCCGAGCGAATTCACCGCCTCGACGCCTGCGCTTGAAGAGCTTGCGAACAAGCTGGACATCCGCCGCCGCGACGATCCCCTGATGGTCCTGCACGACCTGAACGAGAAGCTGTACAAGTACTTCGACTATGTACCGAAGTCGACGAAGGTGGATTCTCCGATTGACGTCGCGCTGGAGAACAAGGCCGGCGTCTGCCAGGACTTTGCCCATGTGATGATCGCGCTGGTGCGGTCGCGGCTGCGGATTCCCTGTCGCTACGTCAGCGGCTATCTCTTCCATAGCAACGAAAAAGACCGCAGCGTTAACTCTGCAACACATGCCTGGGTCGAAGCGCTTGTACCGCAGTTCGGCTGGGTTGGATTCGATCCTACGAACTGGCTCATCGCCAGTGACCGCCACATCCGCACCGCAATTGGACGCGACTATGCCGACGTTCCGCCGACACATGGAATCTTTCGTGGACGTGCGGCGAGTGAACTGACGGTCGCTGTGCGTGTTTCTCCGAGCGAAGGCGCCCCACTGATGGACCGTGAACTTCCGATTCCGGAGGACTGGTCCATTCTGGTTGAGAAGGCGACGCAGTTGCCGCCTCCGCCGCCGGTGGTTTCGAGAGCTAAGCAGTTGCAGCAGGCTCAACAGCAGCAGTAG
- a CDS encoding SDR family oxidoreductase, with translation MPTPRKILILGATSAIAEQTARVWAKRGDSLYLVARNPQKLAVVAADLKTRGASFVESIVADLDDLDLHPQLLADAITALGGLDIAYLAHGVLGDQAEAEADAIAAEQILHTNFTSPVSLLTWLANFCVKQHSGTLAVISSVAGDRGRKSNYVYGSAKAGLSAFLSGLRNRIDREGVTVTTIKPGPVKTSMTAGMKGSEKFADPAKVGKAIASAIDSKRDQIYVPFQWRVIMAVIRHIPESIFKKTNT, from the coding sequence ATGCCTACACCCCGCAAGATCCTTATCCTCGGCGCTACCTCGGCCATCGCAGAACAGACTGCACGCGTCTGGGCCAAGCGTGGCGACAGCCTCTACCTCGTCGCCCGCAACCCACAGAAGCTCGCCGTCGTCGCCGCCGACCTCAAGACGCGTGGCGCAAGCTTCGTGGAATCCATCGTCGCCGATCTCGACGACCTGGACCTTCACCCACAGCTGCTGGCCGATGCTATTACCGCCCTTGGCGGTCTGGACATCGCTTACCTTGCGCACGGTGTCCTCGGAGATCAGGCCGAAGCCGAAGCCGACGCTATCGCAGCGGAGCAGATCCTCCACACGAACTTTACCTCGCCGGTCTCTCTGCTGACCTGGCTGGCGAACTTCTGCGTCAAACAGCACTCCGGCACGCTTGCCGTCATCTCTTCCGTAGCGGGCGATCGTGGACGAAAATCGAACTACGTCTATGGTTCGGCGAAGGCCGGTCTCTCGGCTTTCCTGAGCGGCCTTCGTAACCGCATTGACCGCGAAGGCGTTACCGTCACCACCATCAAGCCCGGCCCGGTGAAAACCTCGATGACCGCAGGCATGAAGGGAAGCGAGAAGTTCGCCGATCCCGCCAAGGTAGGCAAGGCCATCGCCAGCGCCATCGACTCCAAGCGCGACCAGATCTACGTCCCGTTCCAGTGGCGCGTCATCATGGCCGTCATCCGCCATATTCCAGAAAGCATCTTCAAGAAGACGAATACGTAA
- a CDS encoding FAD-binding oxidoreductase: protein MPSLQEAPLAYHHPATENTKVQVPFEPWGRYPLYPATIVPLSWQQDFPAVVDAHNGMPSGALAVGMGRSYGDCCLLRDGHLLVTTGMDRLLSFDPATGLLTCEAGATLDQILRFAVPRGFFLPVTPGTKYVTIGGAIANDIHGKNHHIAGTFGSHVPQFELVRSDGTRMLCSRTENSEFYAATIGGLGLTGVITWAQVKLRKIASRLIDYQGVQFHGIEEFLALTEQFKSVEYTVSWVDCTSTGKNFARGVFMLGEHSTMPDELTESPEPKLVFPFNAPGFALNSFSVSAFNAVFFHKQIKRRVRALQDYEPFFYPLDIMLKWNRLYGKRGLLQFQYALPWESAKEGTTAILHAVADSGLASFLAVLKAFGDVPSPGMMSFPQPGITLALDFPIKPGVSFELFDRLADMTIDYGGKLYPAKDARMSAAHFQAAYPQWRDFARYKDPLLTSSFWERVAT, encoded by the coding sequence ATGCCATCTCTTCAAGAAGCGCCGCTGGCCTATCATCACCCGGCGACGGAAAACACGAAAGTACAAGTTCCCTTTGAGCCCTGGGGACGCTACCCGCTCTATCCGGCGACGATCGTTCCGCTCTCGTGGCAACAGGACTTCCCCGCTGTGGTGGATGCGCATAACGGCATGCCCAGCGGCGCACTTGCCGTGGGCATGGGACGTTCTTATGGCGACTGCTGCCTCCTCCGCGACGGACATCTCCTGGTCACCACGGGTATGGACCGCCTGCTGAGTTTCGATCCCGCAACCGGTCTCCTCACCTGCGAGGCTGGGGCTACCCTTGACCAGATCCTTCGTTTCGCCGTGCCGCGTGGTTTTTTCCTCCCCGTTACGCCGGGAACGAAGTACGTCACCATCGGCGGCGCGATCGCCAATGACATCCACGGCAAGAATCATCACATCGCCGGCACCTTCGGCTCTCACGTTCCGCAGTTCGAACTGGTGCGCTCCGACGGAACGCGCATGCTTTGTTCGCGCACTGAGAACTCGGAGTTCTACGCGGCTACCATCGGAGGCCTTGGTCTCACCGGCGTCATCACATGGGCCCAGGTCAAGTTACGCAAGATCGCTTCACGCCTCATCGACTACCAGGGTGTTCAGTTTCACGGCATCGAAGAGTTCCTTGCCCTTACGGAACAGTTCAAATCCGTCGAGTACACGGTGAGTTGGGTGGATTGCACCTCTACCGGCAAGAACTTCGCCCGCGGCGTCTTCATGCTGGGTGAGCACTCCACCATGCCGGACGAGCTGACGGAGTCGCCCGAACCCAAGCTGGTCTTTCCCTTCAACGCTCCCGGCTTCGCTCTGAACAGCTTCAGTGTCTCGGCCTTCAACGCCGTCTTCTTCCATAAACAGATCAAGCGCCGCGTCCGCGCCCTGCAGGACTACGAGCCCTTCTTCTATCCGCTCGATATCATGCTCAAGTGGAATCGCCTCTACGGAAAGCGCGGCCTGCTGCAGTTCCAGTACGCTCTTCCATGGGAGTCGGCGAAAGAAGGCACGACGGCGATCTTGCATGCCGTCGCGGACTCGGGTCTCGCCAGCTTTCTGGCGGTGCTGAAGGCCTTCGGAGACGTGCCCTCGCCCGGCATGATGAGCTTTCCGCAGCCCGGTATTACGCTCGCGCTCGATTTTCCTATCAAGCCCGGCGTCAGCTTTGAGCTCTTCGACCGTCTTGCCGACATGACCATCGACTACGGCGGCAAGCTCTACCCCGCCAAGGACGCGCGCATGTCCGCCGCACACTTCCAGGCGGCCTACCCGCAGTGGCGCGACTTCGCCCGTTACAAAGATCCCTTGCTGACGTCCTCCTTCTGGGAGCGGGTCGCAACTTAG
- a CDS encoding biliverdin-producing heme oxygenase, with translation MDPLRLREATADLHAQTEEGVPLMKPDLTLTEYVSVLQRFYRAVAAWETWAETHVPEQWRAMFEQRRRSRLLLEDFHSLGVTSDEAAWSELPFPVLESDASFLGAMYVVEGSTLGGQYIARHVEEVLQFTPGVGDAYFRGYGDRTGEMWKEFRAVVAGIDDRDSGEVIDGARKMFGMFAHCLKEGQTVGA, from the coding sequence ATGGATCCCCTAAGATTGAGAGAAGCAACCGCGGACCTGCACGCTCAGACAGAGGAAGGCGTCCCTCTCATGAAGCCAGACCTGACGCTTACGGAGTATGTCAGCGTTCTACAGCGTTTCTACCGGGCGGTCGCAGCCTGGGAGACATGGGCAGAGACGCATGTTCCGGAGCAATGGCGGGCCATGTTCGAGCAGAGACGCCGATCCCGGCTTCTTTTGGAAGATTTCCATTCCCTGGGCGTGACCAGCGACGAAGCCGCCTGGAGCGAGCTTCCCTTCCCTGTCCTGGAAAGCGACGCCAGTTTTCTGGGCGCGATGTACGTTGTGGAAGGCTCTACGCTGGGCGGCCAGTACATTGCTCGGCACGTGGAAGAGGTCCTGCAGTTCACACCGGGCGTCGGCGATGCCTACTTTCGCGGGTACGGTGACCGTACCGGGGAGATGTGGAAAGAGTTTCGCGCGGTCGTGGCGGGGATTGACGACAGAGATTCCGGTGAAGTGATTGATGGTGCCCGTAAAATGTTTGGAATGTTTGCGCACTGCTTGAAAGAGGGACAGACCGTCGGCGCATGA
- a CDS encoding ATP-binding protein has product MSRYQPPKETDLNQRLEVCEDEPIRVPGSVQRHGFLLGLDAKAEYVAVASENAEEFLRVPLKLILGARLESLFDREVMAAVTMMLMTPRTEEIQTYLGAFQIGDELCSVITHKVDERYILEFEKQDSLVGAARMNAIITNFVGLLSKLRTKEDMCRALTRQMKELTGYDRVLLYSFDDVGHGTVLSEENNGRLPSYLGLRFPASDIPRQARELYILNTTRIIPDANYVPSPLVGMAGTEARQMDLSLSVLRSVSPVHLQYMHNMGTASSMSVSIVCEGKLWGLLSGHHATSLSVPYLLRSACDMLSKLAATQIISFDTAEKLERRSYLHAVQRKILTQVASGKNFLESLGSHVGSLRDVTNAQGAVLAVDGTCVADGTVPDAASLVKIVEWLDNQPETLLFTSKLSEQLPWADEMREAASGMIAARISDVNSRYVLWFRPEVVKMVVWAGEPAMKDSTSPDTLHPRGSFASWKEIVRGQSEPWLEPEIESARDFRAAKVTIGLRRAEQAAELNEARFEQLTQTLPSIVFAMDDTGNLTYVNQRWHEAGLQPTGCWFDHGNVIDEDRARCGHAWDECMRLGIEFKEELRLRSDPAGVERWYLVHIVPFVTRHEGRGGWVGSCTDLTERREREAALRMTEKLALTGRMTSVIAHEINNPLESITNLMYLLRTEVSKVGPAADYIALAESELLRISGITKQTLRWNRETTGAPERSIVGALFSEVLRLFAGKIRNRQVKVTIRTGEEVSIYGTSGQLLQVIANLVSNAVDAANVGGNVWLSATETETGAVIEVEDDGIGINAKVQAQLFKPFFSTKGDLGNGLGLYISKEIAERHGGELSVESTVGAGTTFRFSLPAAPGV; this is encoded by the coding sequence ATGAGCAGATACCAGCCCCCGAAAGAAACGGACCTGAACCAGCGGCTGGAAGTGTGCGAGGATGAACCCATCCGTGTGCCCGGAAGCGTGCAGAGGCATGGATTTTTACTGGGTTTGGATGCTAAGGCGGAATATGTTGCAGTCGCTAGTGAAAACGCTGAAGAGTTTTTAAGGGTTCCCCTCAAGCTCATTCTGGGCGCGCGTCTCGAATCTTTATTCGACCGCGAAGTGATGGCCGCCGTGACGATGATGTTGATGACGCCTCGCACGGAGGAGATCCAGACGTATCTGGGAGCTTTCCAGATAGGCGATGAGCTATGCAGCGTGATCACGCATAAGGTAGACGAACGCTACATCCTGGAGTTTGAGAAGCAGGACAGCTTGGTGGGCGCGGCGAGAATGAACGCGATCATTACGAATTTTGTGGGTCTGTTGAGCAAGCTGCGTACGAAAGAAGACATGTGCCGTGCGCTGACTCGACAGATGAAGGAACTCACAGGGTACGACCGCGTCCTGCTCTACAGCTTCGACGATGTCGGCCATGGCACCGTGCTCTCCGAGGAGAACAACGGCAGGCTTCCGAGCTATCTCGGCCTCCGCTTTCCCGCCTCCGATATCCCACGCCAGGCGCGTGAGCTCTACATTCTAAATACGACACGCATTATCCCGGATGCGAACTATGTTCCGTCGCCGCTTGTAGGCATGGCCGGTACGGAAGCGCGACAGATGGACCTCTCGCTGAGTGTTCTGCGTAGCGTCTCTCCGGTCCACCTGCAGTACATGCACAATATGGGAACGGCCTCGTCCATGTCCGTCTCCATCGTGTGCGAGGGTAAGCTGTGGGGGCTGCTCAGTGGGCATCATGCGACATCGCTCAGTGTTCCGTACCTGCTGCGAAGTGCCTGCGACATGCTCTCCAAGCTTGCGGCAACGCAGATTATCTCGTTCGATACAGCGGAAAAGCTGGAACGACGCAGCTATCTTCATGCCGTACAACGCAAGATTCTGACACAGGTCGCCTCGGGAAAAAACTTCCTGGAGTCACTTGGCTCGCACGTCGGCTCTTTACGCGATGTGACCAACGCACAAGGAGCCGTGCTCGCCGTCGATGGAACATGTGTCGCCGATGGCACGGTGCCGGATGCCGCATCGCTCGTGAAGATCGTAGAGTGGCTGGATAATCAGCCGGAGACGTTGCTTTTCACAAGCAAGCTGAGCGAACAGCTTCCCTGGGCGGACGAGATGCGGGAAGCGGCCAGCGGCATGATCGCGGCGCGCATTTCGGATGTAAACAGCCGCTATGTTCTCTGGTTTCGGCCTGAAGTCGTAAAGATGGTGGTGTGGGCGGGCGAGCCTGCGATGAAAGACTCTACAAGCCCGGATACGCTGCATCCGCGAGGATCGTTTGCGTCATGGAAAGAGATCGTTCGCGGCCAGAGTGAACCATGGCTGGAGCCGGAGATCGAATCTGCGAGAGACTTTCGCGCTGCGAAGGTCACAATCGGCCTGCGTCGCGCGGAGCAAGCGGCCGAGTTGAATGAAGCACGCTTCGAGCAACTCACCCAGACGTTGCCCTCAATTGTCTTTGCCATGGACGATACCGGTAACCTGACCTACGTGAACCAGCGCTGGCACGAAGCCGGGCTGCAACCTACGGGATGCTGGTTTGACCACGGCAACGTGATTGATGAAGACCGTGCGCGCTGTGGACATGCCTGGGATGAATGCATGCGGCTCGGTATCGAGTTCAAAGAAGAGCTGCGGTTAAGGTCTGACCCTGCAGGCGTCGAACGGTGGTACCTCGTGCATATTGTTCCCTTCGTCACGCGCCATGAGGGTCGCGGCGGGTGGGTAGGAAGCTGCACCGATCTGACCGAGCGTCGGGAGCGCGAAGCAGCTCTGCGGATGACGGAAAAGCTTGCCTTGACGGGCCGTATGACCAGCGTCATCGCGCATGAGATCAATAATCCTCTCGAGTCCATCACCAACCTGATGTATTTGCTTCGTACCGAAGTTTCAAAGGTTGGCCCGGCGGCAGATTACATTGCGCTGGCTGAGAGCGAGTTGTTGCGCATCTCCGGCATCACCAAGCAGACGTTGCGATGGAATCGCGAGACGACCGGCGCGCCGGAACGATCGATTGTGGGAGCATTGTTTAGTGAGGTGCTACGCCTCTTCGCCGGAAAAATCCGCAATCGCCAGGTCAAGGTGACGATTCGCACGGGCGAAGAGGTCTCTATCTATGGCACCAGCGGACAGTTGCTACAGGTGATTGCCAACCTCGTCTCCAATGCGGTAGATGCGGCCAACGTGGGAGGCAATGTCTGGTTATCCGCAACGGAGACTGAGACAGGAGCGGTGATCGAGGTCGAAGACGATGGCATCGGCATCAATGCCAAAGTGCAGGCGCAGCTCTTCAAGCCGTTCTTCAGCACCAAGGGCGATCTGGGAAACGGCCTGGGGCTGTACATTTCCAAGGAGATTGCGGAGCGGCACGGAGGCGAGTTGTCCGTGGAATCGACGGTAGGCGCAGGAACGACCTTCCGGTTCAGCCTTCCGGCGGCACCTGGAGTCTAG
- the rplT gene encoding 50S ribosomal protein L20, whose product MPRVKRGTKRSDRRKKILKRASGYFLTKSKLYQAAQEAVERGLKFAYIGRKQKKRQFRSLWIVRIGAACRINGISYSMFISGLKKAGIELDRKVLSDIATHDAAGFASLAVSAKTANDKAKAERTKAAA is encoded by the coding sequence ATGCCACGCGTAAAACGTGGAACAAAACGCAGTGATCGCCGCAAAAAGATCCTCAAGCGCGCGAGTGGTTATTTCCTCACAAAATCCAAGCTCTATCAGGCCGCTCAGGAAGCCGTCGAGCGCGGTCTCAAGTTCGCCTACATCGGACGTAAGCAGAAGAAGCGTCAGTTCCGCTCGCTCTGGATCGTTCGTATCGGCGCAGCTTGCCGTATCAATGGAATCAGCTATTCCATGTTCATCTCGGGCCTCAAGAAGGCTGGTATCGAGCTCGACCGCAAGGTCCTCTCGGACATTGCCACGCATGACGCCGCTGGTTTCGCTTCCCTGGCTGTCTCCGCGAAGACCGCGAATGACAAGGCCAAGGCAGAGCGCACCAAGGCAGCTGCTTAA
- the rpmI gene encoding 50S ribosomal protein L35 → MPKMKTHSGAAKRFRKTGTGKIKRGQAKMRHILTSKDTKTKRKLGASAFVSDADYHKVSRMIPYA, encoded by the coding sequence ATGCCTAAGATGAAGACGCACTCCGGTGCGGCGAAGCGCTTCAGAAAGACCGGCACCGGCAAGATCAAGCGGGGCCAGGCCAAGATGCGCCATATCCTGACCAGCAAGGACACCAAGACCAAGCGCAAGCTCGGTGCTTCTGCATTTGTGTCTGATGCTGATTATCACAAGGTTTCGCGCATGATCCCTTACGCCTGA